One part of the Coffea eugenioides isolate CCC68of chromosome 10, Ceug_1.0, whole genome shotgun sequence genome encodes these proteins:
- the LOC113750360 gene encoding ankyrin repeat-containing protein NPR4-like: protein MDFVQDFFIPEDSTAILHLAVEHGVFELVEECLNAFPDLIWYADKPPKSAPPRHAYYTSAVVGRLLWKDATQHEHPSTSTAKVYHHGTDYADTTSGHWEWHEGQYADTATRTGRLLLHVAIEHRRVEIFNYMIAYIGKNTKAYADLKLEGNNNSLHLAAKLAPTPQLQAVPGPAFQMQRELQWFRAVEELVYDELKTEKNLDDKTPREVFFDAHKDLLSSAKEWMKDTSNSCMVVATLVATVAFAAMITVPGGNNSNTGVPILARTKLFVAFSVSNALSMVSSAVSLLMFLSIQTSRYTEGDFLDSLPKKLLRGLLSLFIAIATIRAPQ, encoded by the exons atggacTTTGTTCAGGATTTCTTCATCCCTGAGGATAGCACTGCAATCTTGCACTTAGCGGTGGAGCATGGAGTATTTGAACTTGTAGAAGAGTGTCTAAATGCTTTTCCTGATCTAATTTGGTATGCAGACAAACCCCCCAAAAGTGCGCCGCCGCGGCATGCTTATTATACAAGCGCAGTCGTAGGACGTTTGTTGTGGAAAGATGCTACTCAACATGAACATCCAAGCACATCCACCGCAAAAGTGTATCATCATGGTACTGACTATGCAGACACAACCTCTGGACATTGGGAGTGGCATGAGGGTCAATATGCCGACACAGCCACCCGCACCGGACGTTTGTTGTTGCATGTAGCTATTGAGCATCGCCGAGTGGAGATATTTAATTACATGATCGCTTACATTGGAAAAAATACTAAGGCGTATGCCGATTTAAAACTCGAAGGGAATAACAATTCTCTTCATTTGGCAGCAAAATTGGCTCCTACACCTCAACTCCAAGCTGTCCCAGGTCCTGCATTTCAGATGCAGCGAGAATTACAATGGTTTAGG GCTGTGGAAGAATTAGTTTATGATGAGTTAAAGACGGAAAAGAACTTAGACGACAAAACACCTCGAGAAGTATTCTTTGATGCCCATAAAGATTTGCTAAGCAGTGCAAAGGAATGGATGAAGGACACATCAAATTCGTGCATGGTGGTAGCTACTCTAGTCGCAACAGTTGCATTTGCTGCTATGATCACCGTACCGGGTGGCAATAATAGTAACACGGGCGTCCCTATTCTGGCCAGGACAAAACTTTTCGTGGCATTTTCCGTATCAAACGCATTGTCCATGGTATCCTCCGCTGTTTCGCTGCTCATGTTCCTCTCAATTCAAACATCTAGATATACAGAAGGGGATTTTCTGGATTCACTTCCCAAGAAATTGCTTCGAGGTCTACTTTCCTTGTTCATTGCTATAGCCACAATTAGGGCT cCACAATGA
- the LOC113749488 gene encoding ankyrin repeat-containing protein NPR4-like has product MDFVQDFFIPKNSTAILHLAVENGVFELVDECLKAFPDLIWYADKPPKVEESVQPRHAHYTSEVVGRLLWKDATQHEHASTSTAKLYHHGTEYADTTSGHWEWHEGQYADTATRTGRLLLHVAIEHRRVEIFNYLIKLIGKNTKAYADLKLEGNNNSLHLAANLAPTPQLQSVPGPAFQMQRELQWFRAVEEIVYDELKTEKNLDDKTPRELFFNEHKDLLKDAKEWMKDTSNSCMVVATLVATVAFAAMITVPGGNNSNTGLPILAREKLFVAFSISNALSMVSSAVSLLMFLSIQTSRYTEGDFLDSLPKKLLRGLLSLFIAIATMMVSFGTAIGLSLQTRLNWSYIPITIIACVPVIIFTWLQLPLLLQAIRVESGPGIFQGQRDLKLWCIEKIGGRLSAYDRV; this is encoded by the exons atgGACTTTGTTCAGGATTTCTTCATCCCTAAGAATAGCACTGCAATCTTGCACTTAGCGGTGGAGAATGGAGTATTTGAACTTGTAGATGAGTGTCTAAAAGCTTTTCCTGATCTAATTTGGTATGCAGACAAACCCCCCAAAGTCGAAGAAAGTGTGCAGCCGCGTCATGCTCATTATACAAGCGAAGTCGTAGGACGTTTGTTGTGGAAAGATGCTACTCAACATGAACATGCAAGCACATCCACCGCCAAATTGTATCATCATGGTACTGAATATGCAGACACAACCTCTGGACATTGGGAGTGGCATGAGGGTCAATATGCCGACACAGCCACCCGCACCGGACGTTTGTTGTTGCATGTAGCTATTGAGCATCGCCGAGTGGAGATATTTAATTATTTGATTAAATTGATTGGAAAAAATACAAAGGCATATGCCGATTTAAAACTTGAAGGGAATAACAATTCTCTTCATTTGGCAGCAAATTTGGCTCCTACACCTCAACTCCAATCTGTCCCAGGTCCTGCATTTCAGATGCAGCGAGAATTACAATGGTTTAGG GCTGTGGAAGAAATAGTTTATGATGAGTTAAAGACGGAAAAGAACTTAGACGACAAAACACCTCGAGAATTATTCTTCAATGAGCACAAAGATTTGCTAAAGGATGCAAAGGAATGGATGAAGgacacatcaaattcctgcatgGTGGTAGCTACTCTGGTCGCAACAGTTGCATTTGCTGCTATGATCACTGTACCGGGTGGCAATAATAGTAACACGGGCCTCCCTATTCTGGCCAGGGAAAAACTTTTCGTGGCATTTTCCATATCAAACGCATTGTCCATGGTATCCTCCGCTGTTTCTCTGCTCATGTTCCTCTCAATTCAAACATCTAGATATACTGAAGGGGATTTTCTGGATTCACTTCCCAAGAAATTGCTTCGAGGTCTACTTTCCTTGTTCATTGCTATAGCCACAATGATGGTATCTTTCGGTACAGCAATTGGATTGTCACTTCAGACGAGGCTCAACTGGAGTTACATTCCCATCACAATCATTGCTTGTGTCCCTGTTATCATTTTCACCTGGTTACAGCTTCCTTTGCTTTTGCAAGCGATCAGAGTCGAATCTGGACCTGGCATTTTTCAGGGACAAAGGGATCTCAAGCTTTGGTGCATTGAGAAAATTGGCGGCCGTCTTTCGGCATATGACAGGGTTTGA